The Amycolatopsis mongoliensis genome includes a window with the following:
- a CDS encoding helix-turn-helix transcriptional regulator: protein MTAVRPEIADALARLRQGKPAALLVELDPGTRTADAFPELRAAARDAGFTVVTVTSVESDQLSARSRLLEALAGPGTAGHGPGTTQAAELLDSMSRDAPVVVVVEDAQWSDPATLLALRTLPPVLGHLAVLWAAGVAPGSSRAARATESLRRVGAVTIPAGTAVPRSTTSTSIAFLQVGAVIGVEFALDVAARVLERSVGSLLGEIDAAIAAGTIVDDGSMLRFTDARLRENIYDALPPSARKALHYEVAKEMLRPGTEPQAVWHLTRSTGRLTEADLEVVREAIDRLAAVSPEDAAELAFEVSHLFPAPDPRHTEFTTTAAEHLGNTSRVGEALSTLERVNLGGLSDQEEARLRLVAAHLHQAAGDDTEAMSHVTRALALPDVGAELELALIKTQAVGHLNLGEIEAARRITRSILDAARHSPDPATKVSADLFASQLAFGQAKVTTALQLAEQAAAGVEISATRPLSVPRIPELWLATVLLSTDRADEAPDLLLAGQRHAEKHGLAWSIPYWHTIRAIEQWLRDELDDAAAEAETALTTAERLDITRSLQLTRPVLAMVEADRGNVTHARRLLGGGRSLSARPRTYDMWTAAALIRLAPEEAADAHSWLGRHANVSRLMTLPPRVWPTLVPRGASGGKLLSLLDDIARTAGDQRVVGSAVAAARSASQGPPARRPKAAGRVPWGWDSLTVSELRVAKLVAEGHTNRAIAEQLRVSVHTVGTHLRHAFTKLDINTRVELTRHALQHGVLPEEP from the coding sequence ATGACCGCCGTCCGCCCCGAGATCGCCGACGCGCTCGCGCGCCTGCGCCAGGGCAAGCCGGCGGCGCTCCTGGTGGAGCTGGATCCGGGAACCCGGACCGCGGACGCGTTCCCGGAGCTGCGGGCGGCCGCGCGGGACGCCGGCTTCACCGTCGTCACGGTCACCTCGGTGGAAAGCGACCAGCTCTCGGCCCGGTCGCGGCTCCTGGAGGCGCTGGCGGGGCCGGGGACCGCCGGCCACGGGCCGGGCACCACCCAGGCGGCCGAACTCCTCGACTCGATGTCGCGGGACGCGCCGGTCGTCGTGGTGGTCGAGGACGCGCAGTGGAGCGATCCGGCGACGCTGCTGGCGTTGCGGACCCTGCCCCCGGTCCTGGGCCACCTGGCGGTCCTGTGGGCGGCCGGGGTGGCGCCGGGCAGCTCGCGAGCCGCCCGCGCGACGGAAAGCCTGCGGCGGGTCGGGGCGGTGACGATCCCGGCGGGAACCGCCGTCCCCCGGTCCACGACCAGCACGTCGATCGCTTTCCTGCAGGTCGGTGCCGTCATCGGCGTGGAGTTCGCACTGGACGTCGCGGCGCGGGTGCTCGAACGGTCGGTGGGCAGCCTGCTCGGCGAGATCGACGCCGCGATCGCCGCCGGGACGATCGTCGACGACGGTTCGATGCTGCGGTTCACCGACGCGCGGCTGCGCGAGAACATCTACGACGCTTTGCCACCGTCGGCCCGCAAGGCGCTCCACTACGAAGTCGCCAAGGAGATGCTGCGGCCGGGAACCGAGCCGCAGGCCGTGTGGCACCTGACCCGCTCCACCGGCCGGCTCACCGAAGCCGACCTCGAAGTCGTTCGCGAGGCGATCGACCGGCTGGCGGCCGTGTCCCCGGAAGACGCGGCCGAGCTGGCCTTCGAGGTCAGCCACCTGTTCCCGGCCCCGGACCCGCGGCACACCGAGTTCACGACCACGGCGGCGGAGCACCTGGGCAACACGAGCCGCGTCGGAGAGGCGCTCTCGACCCTCGAGCGGGTCAACCTCGGCGGCTTGAGCGACCAGGAGGAGGCCCGGCTCCGGCTGGTCGCGGCCCACCTCCACCAAGCGGCCGGTGACGACACCGAAGCGATGTCCCACGTCACCCGGGCATTGGCGCTCCCGGACGTCGGCGCCGAGCTCGAACTCGCGCTCATCAAGACGCAGGCGGTCGGCCACCTCAACCTGGGCGAGATCGAGGCCGCACGGCGGATCACCCGGTCCATCCTGGACGCGGCCCGGCACAGCCCCGATCCCGCCACGAAAGTCAGTGCGGACCTGTTCGCTTCGCAACTCGCCTTCGGCCAGGCGAAGGTCACGACCGCCCTGCAGCTGGCCGAACAAGCGGCGGCGGGAGTGGAGATTTCGGCCACCCGCCCCCTGAGCGTTCCCCGGATCCCCGAGCTCTGGCTCGCGACCGTCCTGCTCTCGACCGACCGCGCCGACGAAGCCCCCGACCTCCTGCTCGCCGGGCAGCGCCACGCGGAGAAGCACGGGCTCGCCTGGTCGATCCCCTACTGGCACACGATCCGGGCCATCGAGCAATGGCTGCGGGACGAACTCGACGACGCGGCCGCCGAAGCCGAAACCGCCCTGACCACCGCCGAGCGGCTGGACATCACCCGGTCACTCCAGCTCACGCGGCCGGTCCTGGCGATGGTCGAAGCCGACCGGGGCAACGTGACCCACGCCCGCCGGCTGCTCGGCGGCGGTCGCTCCCTTTCGGCCCGGCCGCGCACCTACGACATGTGGACGGCGGCCGCGCTGATCCGGCTGGCGCCCGAGGAAGCCGCCGACGCCCACAGCTGGCTCGGCCGGCACGCGAACGTGTCCCGGTTGATGACTTTGCCCCCGAGGGTCTGGCCCACGCTCGTTCCTCGTGGCGCATCCGGGGGAAAGCTCTTGTCCCTGCTGGACGACATCGCCCGCACAGCGGGAGACCAGCGTGTCGTCGGGTCCGCCGTCGCGGCCGCGAGGTCGGCGAGCCAGGGTCCCCCGGCGCGACGCCCGAAGGCGGCCGGCCGCGTCCCGTGGGGGTGGGACAGCC